The Dreissena polymorpha isolate Duluth1 chromosome 2, UMN_Dpol_1.0, whole genome shotgun sequence nucleotide sequence CAACGGAAGTCCCGTTCCTATCGCTAACCCAATGTCGGGCTACGAGCTTTATCAACAGTACCGGAAGTCATGGGGAATAAACGCCATGGGAACGCTCGTTGTAGAGGTCGAAGCGGACGACGGGACTTCCGGTGTGGGCGTCACGATCGGCGGAGAGCCCGGATGTTACATAGTGGAGAAACACCTCAGCCGATTCATTGAAGGTCAGGACCCGCGCAATGTGGAGCTCCTAAATGATCAGATGTTTCGATCCACGCTTAACTACGGACGTAAAGGGCTACCGATTCAAGCCATAAGCGCCGTGGATATTGCGCTCTGGGACCTTCTAGGGAAATTGAGGAACGAGCCAGTGTATGCGCTGCTCGGTGGCAAAACGAAGGAACGACTTCCGGTGTACAGCACGACGGCTAGACCGGATATAGCTAAGGAGCTCGGGTTCGTGGGAGCAAAGATACCATGTCCGTACGGACCTTCGGCGGGAGACGACGGTATGCGAAAGAACATCGAGTTTTACAAAGGCTGGCGGGAAAAGGTTGGCGACGAATTTCCGCTTAGTCTGGATTGCTACATGGCGCTCACGGTCCCATACGCAACTAGGCTAGCTAAGGAGCTCGAACCCTACGGACTGAAATGGATGGAGGAGTTTCTGCCGCCGGACGATTACGAAGGCTACAACGATGTTCGGGCGAATCTGAGAGGTTCAAAAGTCCTGCTTACCACAGGAGAGCATGAATATAACAAGTACGGCTTCAAGCAACTGATCAATTCACGTTGCGTTGATATCGTCCAACCAGATATCACGTGGTTGGGTGGAATCACCGAAGCGAGGCGCGTTGTCGCCATGGCAGCGGCGCACGACACGTTGGTGATACCTCACGGCTCCAGCGTGTATTCATACCACCTTCAGTACGCCTTTAGCAACTGTCCAGTGGCGGAATACATCAACCTGAGCCCCAAAGCGGACAAAATAGTGCCGTATTTCGGAGGACTATTTACGGACGAACCTCTTCCGGCGGATGGATTCATCGATCTTCCCAACCGGGCCGGTTTTGGCGTCACATTGTGCAGAGATACACTGAAACGACCTTACGCACGCAGTGAAGAAGAATCGAAAATAAACGCCGAGAAAAATAAAGCATACAAAGGCCCGAAGAAAGCGCATATGCCGTTCTAACTCTTCGCTCAGCTTGAAACGTGTTTTTCCAAGACCAAGGGAGATAAATGTTTACAATGCGCGTTATCTTGCTGTAGAAGTACTCTCCCTTGTCAAAATATACTTTTCTACGAAAAACCACTCTATGAACGCAGCGTGACGGGTAGACACTGGCGCAACGAGGGTTCTAATTGTCTGgctgtttaaatgttattttaatgatgAAATATTGCTTCGCCGGCACCCAAAAGTGGCTTATCAGGCGGTCGGCGACGTGATTGCGAGGGTGATATTATTGGTATATTTTTCCCGTGCGATAAACGCTTGATGTAAGAGAACAGATAATAAGCACTGTCTCACAACATACACAATGTTTACATATCTGACAATAAATCTTTCGTTCTTTCTCGGGCAGAAAATCTATGTAAACATACATAACTTTTATTGAACAAAGTATTCCCTTAAGTATGTTCATGCAAACAATATGCATGAATTGATAAACCATCTGTATATGTCTTAAATACAAAACTTGCGCAAactgaatatttaaaataaaataaagtaaacattaaataattttgtttaaaaaaacatgcgATTACATGATTATTGACATGATAATAAATCTATCAAGTTGTTTTTCTTATTGTCATAGCCCACTGACCGATTATTATGAGTAAAGCTTAAGCTTTATGAAATACCTGATAGATCATCACAAAAATTACGGTAATGAGCAACTTGCGGTTACGTTTTTATCTTAGTCTGAAACCGCCGACGACAACGAttattttctttaacataatACCATGTTGAACAGATCGCATTGGCATACATCTAGCGAAAAAATAAGTTATGAGTTAAATTtgtgttaaaacaatatttggtGAATCTCACTTACTACCGAATAAGATAACGGACGCAAATGCCAGACCTGGAGCATGACGTCAATACGAGAGTTAACGTCATCGGATCGATCGACAGTCCACTCCTGCCTATGGAAAGTGTTTACTGTTTCTCAATCATATTGTAACATTCACGGTttatcagtgttgtttttttgtccacCTTTCGCTCCGATGGCAAGGGCGTACGTAACAGACACGGTGCAGAAACTAGTTTAAATCTATATTTTAGCTGTTTCGAAAGTCAAAATCTCATTGAGTCGCATTCGAgtcctttttttatataaaacaagtaCTTTCTGTCTTAATTGAGATCttaagaacactcccacagtggggatcgaacccaggaCATCCCGGTCACTAGACGGACACCATGTCCACCACCTAATGGAGCACTTCAAGCAAGATCATTTTGGCTGGTAAATATTTATAGGACATGATGATCCAAAGTGTCTGCAAAAAGGTGCAAACACTAAATAAAGGTTTTCGATACTATTAAAGGAAAATAATCggttatattaacaatatttgataGAAAACCCTTTAACTCATCACTAGTCACACTCATCAGATTTCGTTCACGTCTTCAGTGGGGAAACGTTTTCCATTAAGCTTCAAATTGCAATGTGTGCATCGTGAACTCGTGAAATGTTGTCACTGTGATGCTAATCAACGTAGACTCAcgattaaacatcatttatgaatgtattttttatttcttttcttttttttcttctttttgaacattttttgaCCGGAAAATGTTAAAACAAGGAACAAATTCCTTTCATCGGATTTAATATCAAGTATGTTCTCTTATATATCTCAACACGATTAATGAAGCTACGTCCATGCAAACGACAGCACCTATGGAAGGCCGCATACCCTTAAAACATTTCAAGATGTTACGGATTTGTAGCGAGTATCCGGTGTCGTCCATTATAGGTTCTGttttgattattctttatttgtCAGTATTGTACACCGCAGAATACAAACATTTCAAGAATCTGTCAAGAGGGGGCTATTGTCAACTCACCGACAATATTAGGAAGACGTGTTGACTTTCGTGTATCTAAACGTTTGGATCTGGGCAAAGTACAAATTATTACTTGCTTCAGGTccaattaaaatgatatttctctCTGCTCGCATTATTGTATTAAGCCAATAAGTAAAAGAATACCATCTGCTTTGGAATGAGAGTTATAACAAATAATGTGTGTAAGAGCACTTTGGATTTCTTAACGCAagtaaatatgtgttttgttctgagaaaactgggtttaattcatgtgcgtaaagtgtcgtcacagattagcctttgcagtccgcacaggctaatcagggacgacactttccgctctaatggtatttttagtttggaggaagtcccttcttaccgaaaatcaagtttaagcggaaagtgtcgtccttgattagcctgtgcggactgcacaggctaatctgggacgacacttaaagcacatgaattaagcccagttttctcagaacaagacacaattaaatATGGTACGAAACAAGTCAAAttaatattcattaaacatgtaaaacataGCAGATCGTTAGAGTAAGTTGTAATTGTATGTGTGAGGCACATGTAATTGTGTGTTGTTCATATATGTCAAAAGTACGGACAATATACTATGAATATGCTAGAACTGTCAAAGTTAGTTAGCGGACTTACGCGTCGTGTGTTTCGCATGGTAAGTTGTAATTCATGGCGGAAGGTGACACACAGTCTTGCTACGTACTAAGTCTTGAACAAATGACCACTTATCATATCTAGGGTGCCAATCAATGacgtatacatgtattgtaatacCCATTACATTTCATTTACTAAAAAGTAGGTTCACACGCCGCCTAATGTTGAATGATAACTTCCTCGAAATTTTGGAAGATTTATGAATTTAACGAATCGTCCAAATAACCAACAGATAAATCAATCACCGCCTCAGAGAGCCACCTGTGCTCAGTCCATGCCTCTCTCACGTTTTTGAGAATCGAGAAGCAAGCGGACCGGTTTGGTGTCAACAGGGGGGATTTCATTTGTCACAGGTGTGTGAAAAGTAAATCGAATAAAGGGGTGTTCGCGATTCATTAAGAACGCACAATCATCATCGACTTAAACAATTTTATACTGCGATTTAAGCGCCACTCTATCACAGAGCTTCGATATTGGTTTGTTGAATTCGATGTGAACACAAGCTATGCTGCATATATTAGACGAACTTTTTAGAGGCgtaacaaaatgacatgcattatttattctattaatttttatatttctgTTATCGCACAATAATGATATCTTTAGCGGTATTGCATTAACGATTTATCCGTTGCCTTCTGACAAATCAGCGAGGGTTAGCTACATCAGTAGTTGCTCTTTTGTGTGAAAGTTAATGATCAGTCCATAAAATTATATCTCTTTTTGTTGGCTAAGACACCCGAGTGGTTATGGATGGGACTGGAGTGTGTTTTGTATGGAGATTTGTAACTTCAGATGGTTATCTCTTTTTGTCGACTTTAAGACGCTTCCCAACGAAGAAGGGGTCCCAGCTATGGATTTAAGGCCGCATAGGCGCGTTCCACGCTTTATGTCGCTTTGTTGAGAGTAAACAATCACACATGAGATAAGTGTGTGTCAAACGTTGTTAATCTCGCGATTTGATGATGACAAACTTATCATTCGTAAATACTGTCAATAATCGATTATGAGACATGCTTGTTTGTATTTTGAGGCTCGAAGAATGAACCGGTTTTGACAAACAATAGTGTATTTTTTTCGCTCAAGTTGATATGAGGATGTTTTAACTCGTGTGTCAGTCAGAAATCTTCGCATGAGATCATGGtagaataaacatatttttcCCGTTAAAGATGATTAACCTGtgaatttattacaaaatattatttcaaacaatttcaaCGAAACGTTAACGCCGCTATCCTTAGTGCGCGAAGATTTCAACGCAAAACCCAGAGCAAGGATACCGTACGTAAAATCGAAGAAAATCATGGTTTGCTCCTCGCAAATGAAAACAGCGAAATTATATGAACGCTTGAGTCGATTGGCGCCTATATCTGTGTTCTATACGCGAGTGGTGTTtggaaataaatgaatatttgaaggAATTTATTGgacttttttattataattttcacgGATTGCTTGTTATATGTTATAGTGCCGATTCGTGGTGACGCATAATTTATATAATAGGCTGGATATTAAGCAGGTGGTTCATATTTAAGCTGAGAATGTTATAATTTGTTTCGTATGAAATCTTGAAGTTCGGTCATTTGGCAACGGTGTATTAACCATAGCTCATTacagaacatttaatgttttatttaattgggTAATTAATACTCATGCATACTGTTTGAAAACGTTCGCTAAATACGGTAATAAAGGAGATTTGTGAAAAACAACGCCACTTGTGTGTAACCAAAATGAGAGTTACGagcttttgaaataaattatcacttaaactttatataaatattaggaGATCGGTTACAAAATTTATCGATTTAGCGCTAAAAAGAAGCGATTGTTTAAGAGTAAGAGAATGGATCCCGACTGAGTGGAGTTTTACCCATTCTATTGAGAACGGTACAAAATAAACGACGATTGTTTTAGTGTCAAAAATAAACCATGCGGATTTTAAGGACCATTGGCGGAGAGTCAGGATTTTCTGTGTTAAGTTTGTGCTATTTATTAACGGTTTTCTGTTTAACTATCCGCGCGGTGGACGGGAAGCGGAAAAAGGGTCCGAAGGGGGCTGTGGAAGAAACGGAGGCTATTGAGCGTCTCTCGAAGGTGTTTGGGATCGAGCACGCGCCGCAGAATAACGTGGGCGCCACTCCTCCGCAGTTTATGTTGGAATTATTTAACGACATTACTGACGCCGGTGGATTAATTAAAAAGGACGGCCCATATAACGCGTCTACCGTGGTCAGCTTTCCTGATAGAGGTAAGAATAAATAAACCGTCTCACTCTTTCTCGCTCAGGTACGCATTTTGACATGTGTAATCCCTTCGAAAATCAATtcaattaaagacttttcttctATTTTATTCGAGGTTAAAAGGCTTTATTTCGAAACCTTTGATACGGATGAGCAGAAAAAAGCATAAAAGAGTAAAGCGCAGGCTGTTCTGTATTTATGCTGGTTACTTACAGCAATGTTCACTTGGCTTCTGAGTGGGAAGGTTTAACCGTTAAAACAGCTTCACTTCCCCTCCATAAAGGTTCGTCTCATATAGGATGCATTGTTGCAGATTCCAACACATGTATGATAGTGACCTTCGAACTATTGAACATTTCCAATTATCCTTATAGAGTTCAACCTAATCCCCACTTAAACCCCATGTTTACCACGCGCCtttgaatttgaaatattttaactaTCTTTAAAAAGACTTTCATGTATGGATGACAATTTCAACTACGCTTCAACCTTTATATGTCAAATCTGAAAACAAACGTCCACGTTATACTCTGATTTAGTcaaagaaaatgtacaacaaagGCACGAACGCGTTTGGCGCTTCACGTATGAAGCGTTTGTTTTCACGCTAAGGGATTTATGTTTTTTGGCGTTATTTCGCCCCATTTGTGCAAGAAGGTACCATGTgtcatttaatttttatatcacatGGTGCTTTTTGCACCAATGTGCGAAATTATGTAGTAGCCCGGGATTGTACTCACTGATTAAATCGGACACTAAAATAAAAACTCTACAAGCCTTTACACTTTAACTGTTTAGTatggcaaaatattttttttatagttatgAATGATAATACGAGCATCGTTCTCGGAAAACTGGTGTTAAATCGTGGGCGTAAAAAGTTATTAAGGATTAGCatgtttagtccgcacaggctaatatggggcgacCCTGTCCgcgtgtatatttttttaaataagtatttccTAAGCGAAAATCCAGGGTAGGCGGAAAGTTGCGTCCCtaattaacctgtgtggactgcctaggctattctgggatgacacttttcacacatgcattaagccctgtttacccaGAGCGAGGCCCATATACTGCACCTTAATAGgcttgagtcgcgttttgagaaaactgggcataatgcatgtgcgtaaagtatcgtccaagattagactgtgcagtcagctcaggctaatcagggacgacactttccgccttaacaagatttttgctaagaagagacgttctttaaatagaaaatatcataaaaagcggaaagtgtcgtccctgattagcctgaacggactgcacaggcaaatctggacgacaatttacgtacatgcaatatgcccagttttctcagaacacgactcgggTTAATGACACAATATTATCATAACTTGTTGAATCGGTATGAACGTAACGTGCGAGGTAAATTGAACTGCTCGACATTTTGG carries:
- the LOC127867943 gene encoding L-rhamnonate dehydratase-like; translated protein: MATRDFPRIKAVRAYVSEAAKGDQGADCHDVNDDHWINGSPVPIANPMSGYELYQQYRKSWGINAMGTLVVEVEADDGTSGVGVTIGGEPGCYIVEKHLSRFIEGQDPRNVELLNDQMFRSTLNYGRKGLPIQAISAVDIALWDLLGKLRNEPVYALLGGKTKERLPVYSTTARPDIAKELGFVGAKIPCPYGPSAGDDGMRKNIEFYKGWREKVGDEFPLSLDCYMALTVPYATRLAKELEPYGLKWMEEFLPPDDYEGYNDVRANLRGSKVLLTTGEHEYNKYGFKQLINSRCVDIVQPDITWLGGITEARRVVAMAAAHDTLVIPHGSSVYSYHLQYAFSNCPVAEYINLSPKADKIVPYFGGLFTDEPLPADGFIDLPNRAGFGVTLCRDTLKRPYARSEEESKINAEKNKAYKGPKKAHMPF